A region of Culicoides brevitarsis isolate CSIRO-B50_1 chromosome 1, AGI_CSIRO_Cbre_v1, whole genome shotgun sequence DNA encodes the following proteins:
- the LOC134827497 gene encoding small ribosomal subunit protein uS10m — MLSNILKASSCRFLTQSLIGTRQFNKFLSTEPAKVEKITVPLEEDKLFSKLEIELRAHDQAVMKSYSEFTTMTANNLGIEIGNCFALRKPEKARLTLLRSAHVHKKHRVQYEVRTYFRYMTFHKLTGSTLDTFLEYIERNLPEGVALKATKTEIKRLPDYLNIK; from the exons ATGTTGTCG aatattctTAAAGCATCGTCTTGTCGTTTTCTTACACAAAGTTTGATAGGCACGAGACagtttaacaaatttctgAGCACAGAGCCtgcaaaagtagaaaaaataacaGTTCCATTGGAAGAAGACAAATTATTCAGTAAACTTGAGATTGAGTTGAGAGCCCACGATCAAGCAGTGATGAAAAGTTATTCAGAGTTCACTACAATGACAGCCAATAATTTAGGAATCGAAATTGGAAATTG ttttgctctcCGAAAACCAGAAAAAGCTCGTTTGACATTGTTGCGATCAGCTCATGTTCACAAAAAACATCGAGTACAATATGAAGTTCGAACATATTTTAGATACATGACTTTTCATAAGTTGACGGGATCCACACTTGATACGTTTTTGGAGTATATTGAGAGAAATTTGCCCGAAGGTGTTGCTTTAAAAGCGACAAAAACAGAAATTAAGCGTTTGCCTGACTATCTGAATATCAAATAG
- the LOC134827484 gene encoding protein KTI12 homolog — protein sequence MPLIIICGLPSSGKSTRAKELKEYFEGINKKVHIVSENYIVPKTCHQKNDYFACSQKEKMGRADLKSEALRLLTPTNIVILDAGNYIKGYRYELYCASKETRNNKCTLFCGITKEQAWQFNEKRKVTTQDLTVDVEKLDNSHVAYTREIFDLVCQRFEEPQSNNRWDSPLFVCFPEDKLDFHGINEAVFENKPPKPNQSTQSAPLSATNYMFELDQMTQNIVSQITSARKVGCCGPISINGNLKVEIRSDITVSELNRCRRQYLNFIKQQSGTVMAQLDQAPCLFVQFLNTNCS from the exons atgCCTCTTATAATCATATGTGGCCTTCCAAGTAGCGGAAAATCAACTCGAGCAAAAGAGCTAAAGGAATACTTTGAAGGAATTAACAAAAAGGTTCACATTGTTTCGGAAAATTATATTGTTCCAAAGACATGCCATCAAAAGAATGATTATTTCGCGTGCtcacaaaaggaaaaaatgggTCGTGCGGATCTGAAATCTGAAGCGCTGCGACTTTTAACACCCACAAATATCGTTATTCTTGATGCCGGAAATTACATTAAAGGATATCGGTATGAGTTGTATTGTGCGAGCAAGGAAACACGAAATAACAAATGTACCTTATTCTGCGGAATCACAAAGGAACAGGCATGGCAATTCAATGAAAAGAGAAAAGTAACTACACAAGATTTGACTGTTGACGTTGAAAAACTTGATAACTCACATGTAGCGTACACGAGAGAGATTTTCGATTTAGTTTGTCAACGTTTCGAAGAACCCCAATCAAATAATAGATGGGATTCTcctctttttgtttgttttccgGAAGATAAGTTGGATTTTCATGGAATCAATGAAGCAGTGTTCGAAAATAAGCCCCCAAAACCGAATCAATCAACTCAAAGT GCGCCTCTCAGTGCGACGAATTATATGTTTGAACTGGATCAGATGACACAGAATATCGTCTCCCAAATAACTTCTGCACGAAAAGTTGGATGTTGCGGTCCGATTTCGATAAATGGAAATCTGAAAGTTGAAATTCGTTCAGATATAACAGTGAGTGAGCTGAATCGTTGTCGAAGACAATATTTGAACTTCATAAAACAACAAAGCGGAACAGTAATGGCTCAATTAGATCAGGCTCCTTGTCTATTTGTGCAATTTCTGAATACGAAttgtagttaa
- the LOC134827476 gene encoding carnosine N-methyltransferase — MSSVTEPFADNHHDGVAADQLVDEERKNFLLILAAFRLYKTTSMISVDQREMYMNSLSKNHQYLLSKYRESLHKIRDAILTNYQVINVMVKTIDQLFLNDNESTYRDNNGEFGVKVGQNEIERVQVTLKQIARDWSADGEMERQQCYQPIIDEVTRLFPPNDTDVENVRILVPGAGLGRLMYELSYIGYFCEGNEFSLFMLIASNFILNRCLIENEYKLYPYVHQYVNNLNRGDQTRAITFPDVSPTQRPPKKGTMNMVAGDFLEIYKEADYWDCVATCFFIDCANNIVDFIETIYNILKPNGVWVNLGPLLYHYSDVMGEHSIEPTFEDICHIMKQVGFVIEKCATGVRTLYSQNPKSMHKSEYESVFFTCRKSAQKSECNGNSNKQMNGHTK; from the exons ATGAGCTCTGTTACAGAGCCCTTCGCTGACAACCATCACGATGGAGTAGCAGCTGATCAACTCGTTGATGAAGAGCGTAAAAACTTCTTGTTAATTCTTGCTGCATTCCGGTTGTACAA aacaacATCCATGATCAGTGTAGATCAACGAGAGATGTACATGAACTCGCTGAGTAAGAATCACCAATATTTGCTTTCGAAATACAGAGAGAGCTTGCACAAAATACGTGATGCAATTTTAACAAACTACCAAGTAATTAATGTGATGGTAAAGACCATTGACCAATTGTTCCTGAATGACAATGAATCAACATATCGTGATAACAACGGCGAGTTCGGAGTAAAGGTAGGTCAGAACGAAATTGAACGTGTTCAAGTCACACTAAAACAAATTGCAAGAGATTGGAGTGCAGATGGCGAAATGGAACGACAACAATGTTACCAACCTATAATCGATGAAGTTACAAGACTTTTCCCACCGAATGACACAGATGTCGAAAATGTACGAATTCTCGTTCCCGGCGCCGGTCTTGGGCGCCTCATGTATGAGCTTTCATATATTGGATACTTTTGTGAAGGCAATGAATTTTCGCTTTTTATGCTGATTGCAtccaactttattttaaatagatgTTTAATTGAAAACGAATACAAATTATATCCTTATGTGCATCAATATGTGAATAATTTGAATCGAGGCGATCAAACACGAGCAATCACATTTCCAGATGTCAGTCCAACACAACGCCCGCCAAAGAAAGGAACAATGAATATGGTTGCAGGAGACTTTTTAGAAATCTATAAGGAAGCAGACTATTGGGACTGTGTCGCTACTTGCTTCTTTATTGACTGCGCAAATAACATTGTCGATTTTATTGAGACTATTTACAA TATACTTAAACCAAATGGCGTTTGGGTCAATTTAGGACCTTTATTATATCATTACAGTGATGTAATGGGAGAACATAGTATTGAACCCACTTTTGAAGATATTTGTCATATTATGAAGCAAGTTGGATTTGTAATTGAG aaatgtGCAACTGGAGTTCGCACACTATACAGTCAAAATCCAAAGTCGATGCACAAAAGCGAATATGAGAGTGTTTTCTTTACTTGTCGCAAATCAGCTCAAAAATCTGAATGCAATGGTAACAGCAATAAACAAATGAATGGACACACAAAATAA
- the LOC134837949 gene encoding helix-loop-helix protein 1-like, translating to MVYDIERIHITPQSVTLGHESYGRLSCETATAPLAPILPIPAPKPRRRSTPATGNLQPSDLVGLSREERRRRRRATQKYRTAHATRERVRVEAFNVAFAELRKLLPTLPPDKKLSKIEILKLAICYIAYLNHVLEA from the coding sequence atggTATATGACATCGAAAGAATTCATATTACCCCACAATCTGTTACGCTTGGTCATGAATCGTATGGTCGTTTATCTTGCGAGACAGCAACTGCGCCATTGGCTCCTATTTTGCCAATTCCCGCTCCAAAGCCTCGACGTCGAAGCACACCAGCTACCGGAAATTTACAACCCTCTGATTTGGTAGGATTGTCAAGAGAGGaacgacgtcgacgacgaaGAGCAACACAAAAGTATCGAACAGCACACGCTACTCGAGAACGTGTTAGAGTAGAAGCTTTTAACGTCGCTTTTGCAGAGCTGAGAAAACTTCTTCCAACATTGCCTCCCGATAAAAAACTAAGTAAAATTGAAATCTTGAAGTTAGCGATTTGTTACATAGCATATTTGAATCATGTGTTGGAAGCATAA
- the LOC134837175 gene encoding nonsense-mediated mRNA decay factor SMG9-like, translating into MKESIKLLGSDFVFNIESMARFIQEQSNDFLVVAFVGPQNSGKSTLANLLLNADPEVNEKIFKTRSRQCLTHIGPITKGIDIYISKERVIVLDCAPILSNISYKDFISSELDDLKTLSFLLTVCNIIVIVQEKYVNSSIARIILAAEMMRTRNPLNGTDEENLAQIMLVENKAQNERLAAKHMRDMKSMYKTIFQCSKINYFLMDSSKPDEKNTTENVNFFVFPDLKHTNQSTVKNSINNFRTRILMNKRYTTKYHQGTQFNEKMWLQSLIKTWESQCNNYFFKKYGNLKEKFNLLNHVSINDGLKYDKHVYYPDD; encoded by the coding sequence ATGAAAGAATCTATAAAGCTTCTCGGATcggattttgtttttaatatagaGTCGATGGCACGATTCATTCAAGAGCAAAGTAAtgattttcttgttgttgcaTTTGTTGGACCTCAAAATTCAGGAAAGTCAACGCTTGCgaatttgcttttaaatgCAGATCCTgaagttaatgaaaaaattttcaaaacacgTTCTCGGCAATGTTTAACGCATATTGGGCCAATAACCAAAGGCATCGACATATATATTTCCAAAGAACGTGTCATTGTGTTGGATTGTGCTCCGATTCTGTCGAATATTTCATATAAAGATTTCATTTCAAGCGAGTTAGATGACTTGAAAACATTAAGCTTCTTACTGACTGTTTGTAATATTATCGTGATTGTACaagaaaaatacgtaaattcgAGTATTGCTCGAATTATTCTTGCCGCCGAAATGATGAGGACACGAAACCCTCTGAATGGCAcagatgaagaaaatttagcaCAAATAATGCTTGTTGAGAATAAAGCACAAAACGAAAGATTAGCGGCGAAACACATGAGAGATATGAAATCTATGTATAAGACAATTTTCCAATGTTCCAAaatcaactattttttaatggattctTCAAAGcccgacgaaaaaaatactactgaaaatgtcaatttttttgtctttcctgACTTGAAGCATACCAATCAAAGTACTGTCAAGAATTCGATAAATAACTTTCGAACAAGAATCTTAATGAATAAACGTTACACAACCAAGTACCATCAAGGAACgcagtttaatgaaaaaatgtggttACAATCGCTGATCAAAACATGGGAGTCACAATGTaacaattacttttttaaaaagtatggaaatttaaaagagaaattCAACTTGCTCAATCATGTCTCTATCAATGATGGACTTAAATACGATAAACATGTGTACTATCCCGAtgattga